Proteins found in one Alteromonas macleodii genomic segment:
- a CDS encoding farnesyl diphosphate synthase codes for MNFSALHQQVKQQTDASLLTLIDDLPDYAPRLKDAMRHALLAGGKRMRPLLVQVVGNTLDVPKKDQMAISMAIECVHAYSLVHDDLPAMDDDDLRRGMPTCHIAFDEATAILAGDALQSLAFTVLADAPLSVFAETKRGQLLSVLAKSAGYVGMCGGQAIDLASTGEAISLEELKQLHRLKTGALLKACVEMVAIVSEGLLPQTKTDLMAYAADIGLAFQVQDDILDVEGSSEKLGKPAGSDEALGKNTFPAKLGMAGAKQELEMLHNNALQALTRLPYNTDSLIAFSELLVKRDH; via the coding sequence ATGAATTTTTCTGCTTTGCATCAGCAAGTAAAACAGCAAACTGATGCATCCCTTCTTACCTTAATTGATGATTTACCCGATTACGCACCGCGCCTTAAGGATGCGATGCGTCACGCATTGCTTGCGGGTGGTAAGCGTATGCGTCCTCTACTAGTACAGGTTGTAGGAAACACGCTAGACGTGCCTAAAAAAGATCAGATGGCTATAAGCATGGCTATTGAGTGCGTGCACGCCTACTCGTTAGTTCATGACGATTTACCAGCCATGGACGATGATGATTTACGTCGTGGAATGCCAACTTGTCATATCGCCTTCGATGAAGCTACGGCTATTTTAGCGGGGGATGCTCTGCAATCTCTTGCATTTACTGTACTAGCTGATGCTCCTTTAAGCGTATTTGCCGAAACCAAGCGCGGACAACTGTTGTCTGTACTTGCTAAAAGTGCAGGATATGTAGGAATGTGTGGTGGCCAGGCAATTGATTTGGCCAGTACAGGTGAGGCCATCTCGTTAGAAGAACTAAAACAGCTCCATAGATTAAAAACCGGAGCATTGCTAAAAGCCTGTGTTGAAATGGTTGCTATTGTCAGTGAAGGCTTATTGCCACAAACTAAAACTGACTTAATGGCTTATGCCGCCGATATCGGGCTAGCTTTTCAAGTTCAAGACGACATTTTGGACGTTGAAGGCAGCAGCGAGAAGTTAGGTAAACCGGCAGGGTCGGATGAAGCATTGGGTAAAAACACGTTTCCCGCCAAGCTTGGAATGGCTGGCGCTAAACAAGAATTAGAAATGCTTCACAATAATGCACTTCAAGCATTGACGCGTTTACCCTACAATACTGACAGTTTAATTGCGTTTAGCGAGCTTTTGGTAAAACGCGACCATTAG
- the dxs gene encoding 1-deoxy-D-xylulose-5-phosphate synthase produces MSLDLQHYPTLALAQTPEKLRQLPQDKLRELADELREYLLNSVSQTSGHFASGLGTVELTVALHYVYNTPFDRLLWDVGHQAYPHKILTGRAERMSTIRQKNGLHPFPWPPESDYDTFAVGHSSTSISAALGMAVAAEKEGEDRKVVAVIGDGAMTAGMAFEALNHAGDIKKDMVVVLNDNEMSISENVGALNSHLARLLTGNFFNSIRDGGKKLLSNVPPIKEFASRAEEHLKGMVVPGTIFEELGFNYIGPIDGHDVNAVVDTLRNMRNFEGPQLLHVVTKKGKGYAVAEEDPIKFHAVPKFNPADNALPKSKPSAPTYSAIFGKWLCDMAAQDPKLMAVTPAMREGSGMVEFSQRFPEQYFDVAIAEQHAVTFGAGLAKDGMNAVVAIYSSFLQRAYDQLIHDVAIQDLPVLFAIDRAGIVGADGPTHQGAFDIAFLRCIPNMVVMAPSDENECRQMLYTGHKLQKPAAVRYPRGAGMGITPDEAMTALEIGKSRTCRETSKDKSESVAILNFGCLLPYALEAAEAIDATVIDMRFIKPLDGDAVLKAASEHSALITLEDGCIMGGAGSAVLEHLQQNGVLKAVKMLGLPDSFILQGTQQEMYKEHGLDAEGIIAAANRFTAS; encoded by the coding sequence ATGAGTTTAGATCTCCAACATTACCCAACGCTTGCGCTTGCGCAAACACCTGAAAAATTGAGGCAATTGCCCCAGGATAAATTACGCGAGCTCGCCGATGAATTACGTGAGTATTTACTTAACAGTGTAAGTCAAACGAGTGGTCACTTCGCTTCGGGCTTAGGCACAGTAGAGCTCACCGTCGCGTTACATTATGTGTACAACACACCGTTTGACCGTTTATTGTGGGACGTAGGGCATCAAGCCTATCCTCATAAGATTCTTACTGGCCGTGCAGAGCGCATGAGTACCATCCGTCAAAAGAATGGTCTGCACCCTTTCCCATGGCCGCCTGAGAGCGACTATGACACCTTTGCTGTGGGTCATTCTTCTACATCGATTAGCGCGGCGCTGGGCATGGCCGTAGCGGCAGAAAAAGAAGGTGAAGATCGCAAAGTGGTTGCCGTTATCGGCGATGGCGCAATGACCGCAGGTATGGCGTTTGAAGCCCTTAACCACGCAGGTGACATCAAAAAAGATATGGTGGTTGTACTTAACGACAACGAAATGTCCATATCTGAAAACGTAGGGGCGTTAAACAGCCACCTAGCCCGCTTGCTAACGGGTAATTTTTTCAATTCAATTCGCGATGGCGGCAAAAAGCTGTTAAGCAATGTACCACCTATTAAGGAATTCGCTAGCCGTGCAGAAGAGCACCTTAAAGGTATGGTTGTGCCCGGTACTATCTTCGAAGAGTTGGGCTTTAATTATATTGGTCCTATCGATGGTCACGATGTGAACGCTGTAGTCGATACCCTTCGCAATATGCGTAACTTTGAAGGTCCTCAGCTTTTACATGTTGTGACAAAGAAAGGTAAGGGCTATGCCGTTGCTGAAGAAGACCCAATTAAGTTTCACGCGGTGCCAAAATTTAACCCAGCAGATAACGCTCTGCCAAAGTCGAAGCCCTCTGCCCCAACCTACTCTGCTATTTTTGGAAAATGGCTATGTGATATGGCCGCGCAAGACCCAAAATTAATGGCTGTGACACCTGCTATGCGTGAAGGTTCTGGTATGGTTGAGTTTTCTCAGCGTTTTCCCGAACAGTACTTCGATGTTGCCATTGCCGAACAGCATGCTGTGACCTTTGGTGCCGGTCTTGCCAAAGATGGTATGAACGCGGTTGTTGCGATTTATTCATCGTTCCTTCAGCGCGCATACGATCAGCTTATCCACGATGTGGCAATACAAGATTTGCCGGTATTATTTGCTATAGACAGAGCGGGTATCGTGGGCGCCGATGGCCCTACTCACCAAGGCGCGTTTGATATTGCTTTCCTTCGCTGCATTCCAAATATGGTCGTTATGGCACCGTCAGACGAAAATGAATGTCGTCAAATGCTTTATACAGGCCATAAGCTACAAAAGCCTGCTGCAGTGCGCTACCCTCGTGGTGCAGGCATGGGGATTACACCAGATGAGGCGATGACGGCACTTGAAATAGGTAAATCACGTACCTGTCGAGAAACCTCTAAAGATAAATCTGAAAGCGTTGCTATTTTGAACTTCGGCTGTTTATTGCCCTATGCACTAGAAGCAGCAGAAGCTATTGATGCAACGGTTATCGACATGCGCTTTATAAAACCACTAGATGGCGATGCCGTTTTAAAAGCGGCCAGTGAACATAGCGCCCTTATAACGTTAGAAGACGGCTGTATTATGGGTGGAGCTGGTAGTGCCGTACTAGAACACTTGCAGCAAAACGGCGTACTAAAGGCAGTCAAAATGTTAGGTCTGCCTGATAGCTTTATTCTGCAAGGTACGCAACAGGAAATGTACAAAGAGCACGGCTTAGATGCTGAAGGTATTATTGCTGCTGCAAATAGGTTTACAGCTAGCTAA
- a CDS encoding phosphatidylglycerophosphatase A, which translates to MQAEYRARVSMKNPVHFLALGFGSGLVPFMPGTFGSLAALPLLVACSKISVVSFIALTLIFSVVGIYLCGKTADDMQVHDHGSIVWDEIAGMFITFLFVPISASSLLVGFVLFRLFDILKPWPIGIIDKRLHGGTGIMLDDILAGAMACGCLHLLMVFWPAALALF; encoded by the coding sequence ATGCAGGCGGAATATCGCGCTAGAGTGAGTATGAAAAATCCTGTTCATTTTCTCGCACTCGGTTTTGGTAGTGGGCTTGTTCCTTTCATGCCAGGTACATTTGGCTCGCTTGCTGCACTACCGCTACTTGTAGCGTGCAGCAAGATCTCGGTGGTTTCCTTCATCGCGCTTACGCTGATATTTTCAGTGGTAGGTATCTACCTGTGTGGCAAGACTGCAGACGATATGCAGGTACACGACCACGGCTCTATAGTGTGGGATGAAATAGCGGGCATGTTTATCACCTTTCTATTTGTACCTATCTCAGCGTCATCTTTACTCGTGGGCTTTGTTCTGTTCAGACTTTTCGACATCTTAAAGCCTTGGCCAATAGGTATTATCGACAAGCGCTTACACGGTGGTACAGGCATTATGCTGGATGATATTCTTGCTGGAGCCATGGCGTGTGGCTGTTTACATTTATTAATGGTGTTCTGGCCTGCAGCGCTGGCGTTGTTCTAG
- the thiL gene encoding thiamine-phosphate kinase, producing MKEFDLIGRYFSNSGHKRKDVVIGIGDDCAVTTVPENQQLAVTTDTLVAGVHFLKDAPAKSVAYKTVAVNLSDLAAMGAEPAWISLSLSLPEVDEAWLDDFVSGLYELTQYYSVQLIGGDTVKGPMAFTITAQGFIPPGSELTRSGAKPGDWLYVTGTLGDAGAGLDILQKNLSVSGEAKDVLVNRHYFPTPRVAVGTAIRRIATSCIDISDGLISDLGHILKASNCGANVHVDRLPLSRALTSAVTPEQAIEYALSAGDDYELIFTVSEEQRGSLETSLASTNVKATCIGQLTGHSGTLSLLKDNEKYTPANASGYEHAF from the coding sequence GTGAAAGAATTTGATCTTATCGGCCGCTATTTTTCAAACAGCGGCCACAAACGCAAAGACGTTGTTATTGGTATTGGTGATGACTGTGCAGTAACAACGGTTCCTGAAAACCAACAACTTGCCGTTACTACAGATACCCTTGTTGCAGGAGTGCACTTTTTAAAAGATGCCCCGGCTAAGTCTGTAGCATACAAAACTGTTGCTGTTAACTTAAGTGACCTTGCCGCTATGGGGGCTGAGCCCGCATGGATCAGCTTGTCTTTGTCACTGCCTGAAGTAGATGAAGCCTGGTTAGACGACTTTGTATCTGGTTTATACGAGCTTACTCAGTACTATTCTGTCCAGCTTATCGGTGGCGATACAGTAAAAGGCCCTATGGCGTTTACTATTACCGCACAAGGTTTTATACCGCCGGGTTCCGAATTAACGCGCAGTGGCGCTAAGCCGGGTGATTGGCTTTATGTTACCGGAACACTAGGTGATGCAGGAGCGGGCTTAGATATTCTGCAAAAAAATCTCAGCGTAAGTGGTGAAGCGAAAGACGTGTTGGTAAACCGTCATTATTTCCCAACCCCTCGCGTTGCGGTGGGTACGGCGATTCGTCGTATTGCAACGTCTTGCATTGATATCTCTGATGGCTTGATTTCAGATTTAGGGCATATTTTAAAAGCGTCTAATTGCGGTGCGAATGTTCATGTAGATCGTTTACCGCTATCACGAGCACTAACAAGTGCAGTCACACCTGAACAAGCTATTGAATATGCACTATCCGCTGGCGATGACTACGAACTTATTTTCACTGTAAGTGAAGAGCAGCGCGGTAGCCTTGAAACTTCGTTGGCAAGTACGAATGTGAAAGCCACGTGTATTGGCCAATTAACCGGGCATAGCGGCACACTTTCGTTGCTAAAAGATAACGAAAAGTATACGCCAGCTAATGCATCTGGCTACGAGCACGCCTTTTAG
- the nusB gene encoding transcription antitermination factor NusB — MKVSARRKARELALQGVYSWQMSHNDIQQVELALATSNDMQKVDMAYFQALLRGVAHNASNLDATIKPYLGRLPEELDAIEKAILRIATLELTERIDVPYRVIINEAIELAKAFGAEESHKFINGALDKAVRTLRKDERD; from the coding sequence GTGAAAGTTTCAGCTCGTCGTAAAGCCCGTGAACTCGCCCTTCAAGGTGTGTATTCATGGCAAATGAGTCACAACGATATTCAGCAGGTTGAACTGGCGCTAGCCACCAGTAACGACATGCAAAAGGTAGACATGGCGTATTTCCAAGCCTTACTTCGCGGTGTTGCACACAACGCAAGTAACCTTGATGCAACCATTAAACCTTACCTTGGCCGTTTGCCAGAAGAGTTAGACGCTATCGAAAAAGCCATTTTGCGCATTGCGACGCTGGAACTCACTGAGCGCATCGACGTACCTTACCGCGTAATTATTAATGAAGCGATTGAGCTAGCTAAGGCATTTGGTGCTGAAGAAAGCCATAAATTCATTAATGGTGCACTGGATAAAGCAGTGCGCACGTTGCGTAAAGACGAGCGCGACTAA
- the ribE gene encoding 6,7-dimethyl-8-ribityllumazine synthase: MQVIEGNIRATGKKFAIVVSRFNSFVVESLLEGALDTLERHGEVSDDDITVVRVPGAYELPVIAKKLAEKKSFDAIIALGAVIRGGTPHFDFVAGESNKGLAQVSLEYGVPVSFGVITTDSIEQAIERSGTKAGNKGAEAALGALEMVNVIDAVEKL; encoded by the coding sequence ATGCAGGTAATTGAAGGTAATATCAGAGCAACCGGTAAGAAGTTTGCTATCGTTGTATCACGCTTTAATAGCTTTGTTGTTGAAAGCTTACTGGAAGGTGCATTAGACACACTAGAGCGTCACGGTGAAGTAAGCGATGACGATATCACGGTAGTACGTGTACCTGGTGCTTACGAGTTACCTGTAATTGCTAAGAAATTAGCTGAGAAGAAGTCATTTGACGCCATCATCGCTCTTGGTGCAGTTATCCGTGGCGGCACGCCACACTTTGATTTTGTAGCAGGCGAGAGCAACAAAGGTCTTGCGCAAGTATCACTTGAATACGGCGTACCTGTATCATTTGGCGTAATCACAACAGATTCAATTGAACAAGCTATCGAGCGTTCGGGAACCAAAGCGGGCAATAAGGGTGCAGAAGCTGCACTTGGCGCGCTAGAAATGGTTAACGTTATCGATGCTGTTGAAAAGCTTTAA
- the ribBA gene encoding bifunctional 3,4-dihydroxy-2-butanone-4-phosphate synthase/GTP cyclohydrolase II, translating into MAFNTTQEIIEDIRQGKMVILMDDEDRENEGDLIMAAEHVTPEAINFMVTHARGLVCLPMTQERCRTLNLPLMVDKNEAQFSTNFTVSIEAATGVTTGISAADRATTIKAAVSKDAKATDIVQPGHIFPLIAKEGGVLNRAGHTEAGVDLPRLAGLEPAGVIVEILNEDGTMARRPELEKFAAKHNLKIGTIADLIEYRNLNETTIQKVAQCNMPTEYGDFELHTFKDSIDNQLHYALKKGDINEDDPTLVRVHLHNTFSDLLGSTRGIQRSMTLADGMRKISQEGGVLVLLGKEEHIESQVRRFAAEDRGERPAGADWQGSSRTIGVGSQILASMGVHKMRLLSKPIKYHALSGYGLEVVEYVHD; encoded by the coding sequence ATGGCATTTAACACTACACAAGAAATAATTGAAGACATTCGCCAAGGTAAAATGGTTATCTTGATGGATGATGAAGATAGGGAAAACGAAGGTGATTTAATCATGGCGGCGGAGCATGTCACGCCTGAAGCCATAAACTTTATGGTTACTCACGCTCGCGGCTTGGTGTGCTTACCTATGACTCAAGAGCGCTGCCGCACGTTAAATCTTCCTTTAATGGTTGATAAAAACGAAGCGCAGTTTTCTACCAACTTCACCGTTTCTATTGAAGCAGCAACAGGCGTGACAACCGGAATTTCAGCTGCCGACCGTGCAACAACAATCAAAGCGGCTGTATCCAAAGATGCCAAAGCGACAGACATTGTTCAGCCTGGGCACATATTTCCATTAATTGCTAAAGAGGGCGGTGTGTTAAATCGCGCAGGCCACACCGAAGCAGGTGTAGACTTGCCACGTTTGGCCGGCTTAGAGCCAGCTGGGGTTATTGTAGAAATTCTCAATGAAGACGGCACTATGGCTCGCCGCCCAGAGTTAGAAAAGTTCGCGGCCAAGCACAACCTTAAAATTGGTACCATTGCTGATTTAATTGAATATCGCAATTTAAACGAAACGACAATCCAAAAAGTTGCGCAGTGTAACATGCCAACAGAATACGGTGATTTTGAGCTGCACACGTTTAAAGACAGCATCGACAACCAGCTGCACTATGCGCTTAAAAAAGGCGACATTAACGAAGATGATCCGACACTTGTTCGAGTTCACCTTCACAATACTTTTAGTGATCTTCTTGGCTCGACGCGCGGTATTCAACGCTCAATGACGTTAGCAGATGGCATGCGCAAAATTTCACAAGAAGGTGGTGTGCTAGTGCTATTAGGCAAAGAAGAGCATATTGAGAGCCAAGTACGCCGCTTTGCAGCAGAAGACAGAGGCGAGCGCCCAGCTGGCGCTGACTGGCAGGGGTCGTCACGCACTATTGGTGTGGGCAGCCAAATTCTTGCCTCTATGGGCGTTCACAAAATGCGCCTTCTTAGTAAGCCAATTAAATATCATGCACTTTCAGGCTACGGCCTTGAAGTTGTAGAGTACGTGCACGACTAG
- a CDS encoding riboflavin synthase, with translation MFTGIIQALGTIKKLDNRGNDIRLTVASPTLDMSDVALGDSIATNGVCLTVTDMGPDYYCADVSAETIKLTGFAHYSAGSTVNLEKAMRPSDRLGGHIVSGHVDGVGEVTQIIKHSDYVEFWVKAPEALAKYIAHKGSITVDGISLTVNEVNGAEFMLWIIPHTLQETIMGSYKVGTAVNLEVDVIARYLERLMLGDKAAEPTRKGIDMAFLAENGFLRK, from the coding sequence ATGTTTACTGGAATTATTCAAGCGCTCGGTACTATTAAAAAGCTTGATAACCGTGGCAACGATATTCGCCTAACCGTTGCGTCACCTACGCTTGATATGTCTGATGTCGCACTTGGCGACAGTATTGCGACCAATGGTGTTTGCTTAACAGTGACTGATATGGGCCCCGATTATTACTGCGCGGATGTATCGGCAGAAACCATCAAATTGACCGGGTTTGCACATTATAGTGCAGGCTCAACCGTTAACCTTGAAAAAGCTATGCGTCCTAGCGACCGTTTAGGCGGTCATATCGTGTCAGGTCACGTGGACGGCGTGGGCGAGGTTACGCAAATTATCAAGCACTCAGACTATGTAGAGTTCTGGGTAAAAGCGCCTGAAGCACTAGCGAAATACATTGCGCACAAAGGCAGTATCACCGTTGATGGTATTAGTTTGACCGTGAACGAAGTCAACGGCGCGGAATTCATGCTTTGGATCATTCCTCATACGTTGCAAGAAACGATTATGGGAAGCTATAAAGTGGGCACAGCGGTAAACCTAGAGGTTGATGTTATTGCGCGCTATTTAGAGCGATTAATGCTAGGCGATAAAGCCGCCGAGCCTACAAGGAAAGGCATCGACATGGCATTTCTTGCCGAGAACGGATTTTTAAGAAAATAA
- the ribD gene encoding bifunctional diaminohydroxyphosphoribosylaminopyrimidine deaminase/5-amino-6-(5-phosphoribosylamino)uracil reductase RibD, producing the protein MNHETVKNDYHWMAKAIQLAQQGRYTTSPNPRVGCVIVDENNQLIGQGYHIQAGTPHAEIHALRQAASTREGGAKGATAYVTLEPCSHFGRTPPCAVALVEAKVARVVIAMTDPNPNVCGNGISILQEAGIEVVSDVMAAEAAALNPGFIKRMLTGKPFVRVKLGISLDGKIALQNGVSQWITGPEARRDVQRYRAQSCAVLTGSGTVKADNPSLLVRKQEAQLNDYPLEQIRQPARVVVDGKSKLSRDYALFNDGNITLTATSQSHPDTATQHYLVVDEKDGKLNLHTLMSALGDKQYNEVWVEAGPGLAGALLQEGLVDELICYQAPKLLGEKGISMVNLPAFTSLNECISLSLIENRQVGNDIKLIFRPDVSNTRG; encoded by the coding sequence GTGAACCACGAAACGGTTAAAAACGATTATCATTGGATGGCGAAAGCCATTCAACTTGCCCAGCAAGGGCGCTATACCACTTCTCCTAACCCTCGCGTTGGTTGCGTAATTGTTGATGAAAACAATCAGCTAATAGGTCAGGGATATCATATCCAAGCTGGCACTCCTCATGCCGAAATACACGCATTAAGACAAGCTGCTAGCACAAGAGAAGGCGGAGCAAAAGGCGCGACGGCTTATGTAACCCTTGAGCCCTGCAGTCATTTTGGCCGCACGCCGCCTTGTGCGGTGGCTTTGGTTGAAGCAAAAGTGGCGCGAGTGGTTATTGCCATGACCGACCCTAACCCAAACGTATGCGGTAACGGTATCAGCATTCTGCAAGAAGCTGGTATTGAAGTGGTCAGCGATGTGATGGCCGCAGAAGCTGCAGCATTAAACCCTGGGTTTATCAAGCGCATGCTTACTGGCAAGCCTTTCGTGCGCGTGAAATTAGGCATCAGCCTCGATGGAAAAATAGCCCTTCAAAATGGTGTAAGTCAATGGATCACTGGACCCGAGGCAAGACGCGATGTACAGCGCTATCGCGCGCAGAGTTGCGCGGTACTTACAGGTTCAGGAACGGTAAAAGCTGATAACCCTAGTTTGTTAGTTAGAAAGCAAGAAGCACAGCTCAATGATTATCCACTTGAACAAATTCGCCAGCCTGCTCGAGTTGTCGTTGATGGCAAAAGCAAGCTCAGTCGAGACTACGCGTTGTTTAACGACGGGAATATTACCTTAACGGCTACTTCCCAGTCCCATCCAGATACGGCAACACAGCACTACCTAGTGGTAGATGAAAAAGACGGTAAACTCAACTTACATACACTAATGTCGGCGTTAGGCGATAAGCAATATAATGAAGTATGGGTGGAAGCGGGCCCAGGCTTAGCCGGAGCATTGTTGCAAGAGGGGCTGGTGGATGAGCTAATTTGCTACCAAGCGCCTAAGCTTTTAGGTGAAAAGGGTATAAGTATGGTTAATTTGCCAGCGTTTACGTCATTAAATGAATGTATTTCGCTTTCGCTTATTGAAAATCGTCAGGTGGGGAACGATATTAAGCTTATCTTTCGCCCTGATGTTAGCAACACTCGTGGTTAA
- the nrdR gene encoding transcriptional regulator NrdR, translated as MFCPFCSEQETKVIDSRLVAEGQQVRRRRECMVCHERFTTFESAELVMPRVIKRDGSREPFNEDKLRAGLQRALEKRPVSTEKVEQCVLSLKSKLRATGEREVSSELLGNLIMKALKELDKVAYVRFASVYRSFEDIREFGEEIARLGD; from the coding sequence ATGTTTTGCCCGTTTTGTTCAGAACAAGAAACAAAAGTTATTGATTCTCGTTTGGTTGCAGAAGGGCAGCAAGTGCGTAGACGCCGTGAATGTATGGTGTGTCACGAGCGCTTCACGACCTTTGAAAGTGCTGAGCTCGTTATGCCCCGCGTGATAAAGCGCGACGGTTCACGTGAACCGTTTAATGAAGATAAACTTCGTGCAGGTTTGCAACGCGCACTTGAAAAGCGTCCTGTTAGCACTGAAAAAGTTGAACAGTGTGTCCTTTCACTGAAGTCAAAGTTGCGTGCAACAGGTGAGCGTGAGGTGAGTAGCGAACTGCTCGGCAACCTAATAATGAAAGCCCTAAAAGAACTCGACAAAGTTGCCTATGTCAGGTTCGCTTCTGTTTATCGTTCCTTCGAAGACATTCGTGAATTTGGAGAAGAAATTGCGCGATTAGGGGACTAG
- the glyA gene encoding serine hydroxymethyltransferase, with the protein MFSREMNIADFDPELADAMSKEVERQEHHIELIASENYCSPRVMEAQGSQLTNKYAEGYPGKRYYGGCEHVDVVEQLAIDRAKALFGADYANVQPHAGSQANSAVFMALLDAGDTVLGMSLSEGGHLTHGSHVNFSGKTYNAVQYGLNKETGEIDYAQVEALAKEHKPKMIIGGFSAYSGVVDWAKFREIADSVGAYLLVDMAHVAGLVAAGVYPNPLPHAHVVTTTTHKTLAGPRSGLILSACGDEAIYKKLNSSVFPGNQGGPLCHVIAAKAVAFKEALQPEFKVYQQQVVANAKAMVSVMQERGFNIVSGGTDNHLFLLDLIDKDITGKDADAALGAANITVNKNSVPNDPRSPFVTSGLRIGSPAITRRGFKEEQAKQVATWICDILDNMGDESVIKRVQDEVVALCAQFPVYK; encoded by the coding sequence AAATGAATATAGCCGACTTCGATCCTGAATTAGCCGATGCAATGTCTAAAGAGGTTGAGCGTCAAGAACACCACATTGAGCTAATTGCCTCTGAGAACTACTGTAGTCCACGTGTAATGGAAGCACAGGGTTCGCAGCTTACTAACAAATACGCTGAAGGCTATCCAGGCAAGCGTTACTACGGTGGTTGTGAGCACGTAGACGTTGTTGAGCAACTAGCTATCGACCGTGCAAAAGCGCTATTTGGTGCAGACTACGCAAATGTTCAGCCACACGCTGGTTCACAAGCAAACTCAGCTGTTTTCATGGCATTACTTGACGCGGGCGATACGGTATTGGGTATGAGCCTTTCTGAAGGTGGTCACCTGACTCACGGTTCGCATGTAAACTTCTCTGGTAAAACTTACAACGCTGTACAATACGGTTTGAACAAAGAAACCGGTGAAATCGATTACGCTCAAGTAGAAGCGCTGGCCAAAGAGCACAAGCCTAAAATGATTATCGGTGGTTTCTCTGCGTATTCAGGTGTTGTTGATTGGGCTAAATTCCGCGAAATCGCAGATAGCGTAGGCGCATACTTGCTTGTAGATATGGCGCACGTTGCAGGTCTTGTAGCGGCTGGCGTTTATCCTAACCCACTTCCTCATGCACACGTGGTAACAACGACAACGCACAAAACTCTTGCAGGCCCGCGTAGTGGTCTTATCTTGTCAGCATGTGGCGACGAAGCAATTTACAAAAAGCTTAATAGCTCGGTATTCCCAGGTAACCAAGGTGGCCCTCTATGCCATGTTATTGCAGCTAAAGCGGTTGCTTTCAAAGAAGCACTACAGCCAGAATTTAAAGTGTATCAGCAGCAGGTTGTAGCGAATGCGAAAGCTATGGTTTCTGTAATGCAAGAGCGTGGCTTTAATATTGTTTCTGGCGGTACCGACAACCACTTGTTCCTTCTTGATCTCATCGACAAGGATATTACGGGTAAAGATGCTGACGCAGCCTTAGGCGCAGCAAACATCACCGTTAATAAAAACTCGGTTCCAAATGACCCACGTTCACCGTTTGTAACCAGTGGTCTTCGTATCGGTAGCCCAGCGATCACTCGCCGTGGTTTTAAAGAAGAACAAGCTAAGCAAGTTGCTACTTGGATTTGCGACATTCTAGATAACATGGGCGATGAGTCAGTTATTAAGCGTGTTCAAGATGAAGTGGTTGCTCTTTGCGCACAATTCCCTGTTTATAAGTAA